From the genome of Amycolatopsis sp. NBC_01488, one region includes:
- a CDS encoding ABC transporter permease translates to MNTLLSDVVALTGRRLRATVRSPAKIVGVLLMPISLVLVLGFLFDGSITLPGGAPYVDYLTAGVAAQVGLTLVATSGLGIADDLAGGLADRFRSLPIPRSAVLLGHTLSDLALAAAGIAATTGIAYTIGWRIHSGLLPGLAGFGLLLLFAYAMLWLGALIGLTTSGAEAISAIAALVMVVGSFVSNAFVPLRGLPGWLATVSAWNPVSSVVAATRRLWGNPDLATAGAGFPQRHATLIALVVLAGVLVVAIPAGTRIYRAGTAA, encoded by the coding sequence ATGAACACGCTCCTCAGCGACGTCGTTGCCCTGACCGGACGCCGGTTGCGCGCGACGGTCCGGTCGCCGGCGAAGATCGTCGGCGTCCTGCTCATGCCGATCAGCCTGGTGCTGGTGCTCGGCTTCCTCTTCGACGGCTCGATCACCCTCCCCGGCGGCGCGCCCTACGTCGACTACCTGACCGCCGGGGTCGCCGCGCAAGTCGGCTTGACGCTGGTGGCCACCAGCGGGCTCGGCATCGCCGACGACCTGGCCGGCGGGCTGGCCGACCGGTTCCGCTCGCTGCCGATCCCCCGGTCGGCGGTGCTGCTCGGGCACACGCTCTCGGACCTCGCGCTGGCCGCGGCCGGGATCGCGGCCACCACCGGGATCGCGTACACCATCGGCTGGCGGATCCACAGTGGACTGCTGCCTGGCCTGGCCGGCTTCGGGCTGCTGCTCCTGTTCGCCTACGCGATGCTGTGGCTCGGTGCCCTCATCGGGCTGACCACCAGCGGCGCCGAGGCGATCAGCGCGATCGCCGCCCTGGTCATGGTCGTCGGATCGTTCGTGTCGAACGCATTCGTGCCACTGCGCGGCCTGCCGGGCTGGCTCGCGACGGTGTCCGCGTGGAACCCGGTGAGCTCGGTCGTGGCCGCGACCCGCCGCCTGTGGGGCAACCCGGACCTGGCGACCGCCGGAGCGGGCTTCCCCCAGCGCCACGCGACGCTGATCGCGCTCGTCGTGCTGGCGGGGGTGCTGGTGGTGGCGATCCCGGCGGGGACGCGGATCTACCGGGCCGGCACGGCGGCCTGA
- a CDS encoding ATP-binding cassette domain-containing protein, which yields MTAAIETEGLTKRYGSHQALRGVDLHVPAGTVLGVLGRNGAGKTTTVRILSTLLVPDSGRAFVAGLDVVRQQAEVRTRIGLTGQYAAVDDRLTGRENLVLLGTLLHIGRSPARSRARELLAQFDLTDAGDRQVRTYSGGMRRRLDLASCLISRPPVVFLDEPTTGLDPASRAVLWAAIREQAAAGTTVLLTTQYLEEADKLADRVVVIDAGKVVAEGSPEQLKRDVGGEWLEISVADPARAAEAREILASVAGPVESAGGKLSAPVPDGTAGIATVAGKLHANGIAVQDFALRRPSLDDVFFALTRTSEAV from the coding sequence GTGACCGCAGCAATCGAAACCGAGGGTCTGACCAAACGGTACGGCAGTCATCAGGCGTTGCGCGGGGTGGACCTGCACGTGCCGGCCGGCACGGTGCTGGGGGTACTGGGACGCAACGGGGCGGGCAAGACGACGACCGTGCGGATCCTGTCCACCCTGCTGGTCCCGGACTCGGGCCGGGCGTTCGTCGCCGGACTCGACGTGGTGCGGCAGCAGGCCGAAGTGCGCACGCGGATCGGGCTGACCGGGCAGTACGCCGCCGTCGACGACCGGCTGACCGGCCGGGAGAACCTGGTGCTGCTGGGCACGTTGCTCCACATCGGACGCTCGCCCGCGAGGTCCCGCGCCCGCGAGCTGCTGGCGCAGTTCGACCTCACCGACGCCGGCGACCGGCAGGTCCGGACGTACTCCGGCGGCATGCGGCGCCGGCTCGACCTCGCGAGCTGCCTGATCTCCCGGCCACCGGTCGTCTTCCTCGACGAGCCGACCACCGGGCTGGACCCGGCCAGCCGGGCCGTGCTGTGGGCGGCCATCCGCGAGCAGGCGGCGGCCGGCACCACCGTGCTGCTCACCACGCAGTACCTCGAAGAGGCCGACAAGCTGGCCGACCGCGTCGTGGTCATCGACGCCGGGAAGGTCGTCGCCGAGGGCAGCCCGGAGCAGCTCAAGCGCGACGTCGGCGGCGAATGGCTGGAGATCTCCGTCGCCGATCCCGCCCGCGCGGCCGAAGCCCGGGAAATCCTCGCGTCGGTCGCCGGTCCGGTCGAATCCGCTGGCGGCAAGCTGAGCGCGCCCGTCCCGGACGGGACGGCCGGAATCGCCACGGTGGCGGGAAAACTCCACGCGAACGGCATCGCCGTGCAGGACTTCGCCTTGCGCCGCCCGTCGCTCGACGACGTCTTCTTCGCTCTCACTCGCACTTCGGAGGCGGTATGA
- a CDS encoding helix-turn-helix transcriptional regulator, translating into MPEIQVHDSVTDERRSLFSPDREKEIGGEYQRMFSSFLENSDVSSAILDDRLRVVAANRELLGLFDRSAADVCRADLPGLLHPFVSERVQRRLGRLVREGERGFRERFTPLVPAAGALPVTLIAAALPGRRPAAAAALLLFLPDRAHRRGVDPAARNRAMSEIETQILQGVAAGASTAELARRLYLSRQGVEYHIHRMMRFLKVKNRTELVSRAYVAGLLAPDVWPPQVLPGRSAVAQTAVSVR; encoded by the coding sequence ATGCCCGAAATCCAGGTCCACGACTCGGTGACCGACGAACGCCGTTCTCTTTTCTCCCCCGACCGCGAAAAGGAAATCGGGGGCGAATACCAAAGAATGTTCTCGTCGTTCTTGGAGAATTCGGACGTCTCATCGGCGATCCTCGACGACCGGCTGCGGGTGGTCGCGGCGAACCGCGAACTGCTGGGCCTGTTCGACCGGAGCGCGGCCGACGTCTGCCGCGCGGATCTACCCGGCTTGCTGCACCCGTTCGTCTCGGAGCGGGTCCAGCGCCGCCTCGGCCGGCTCGTGCGGGAGGGGGAGCGCGGGTTCCGCGAGCGGTTCACCCCGCTCGTGCCCGCGGCGGGTGCCCTGCCGGTGACGCTGATCGCGGCCGCCCTGCCCGGCCGCCGCCCGGCCGCCGCGGCGGCGCTGCTGCTCTTCCTGCCGGACCGCGCGCACCGGCGCGGCGTCGACCCGGCAGCCCGGAACCGGGCCATGAGCGAGATCGAGACACAGATCCTGCAGGGCGTCGCGGCCGGGGCAAGCACCGCCGAACTGGCCCGGCGGCTGTACCTGTCCCGGCAGGGCGTGGAGTACCACATCCACCGGATGATGCGGTTCCTCAAGGTGAAGAACCGGACGGAGCTGGTCTCCCGCGCGTATGTCGCCGGCCTGCTGGCTCCGGATGTCTGGCCGCCGCAGGTGCTGCCGGGGCGGTCGGCTGTCGCTCAGACCGCGGTGTCGGTTCGGTAG
- a CDS encoding pyridoxal phosphate-dependent aminotransferase has product MTAAHAVSPNLALDEAVSRRHAAGQPLIHLGFGESRLPLPDFLAERLLAGARRTAYGPVAGADDSRSAAAGYFTRRGLPTEANQVVLAPGSKPLLLALMAAIDGAVVLPRPCWVTYAPQARLFGRPVLEVPIPAGCGGVPEPDLLPGALRSFRAAGGRPRMLLLTLPDNPTGTHAPPDVVRRLCEIAEAEDLLIVSDEIYRDILHDPADPFASPAEFAPERTVVTSGLSKSLALGGWRIGFARFPATDAGRALRSTVLGLASEIWSTLAGPMQEVACLALAEPPEVTAHLRDSTRLHGAVADAVHRIVTRAGAVCRPPTGGFYVYPDFGPVRDVLAAKGITGSASLQEHLIDRLGVAVLGGEHLGDDPGALRFRAATSMLYGADDAERWAALRSPSPLTLPHTAATLAALDAAFTGLTS; this is encoded by the coding sequence ATGACCGCCGCGCACGCGGTCTCGCCGAACCTCGCGCTCGACGAGGCCGTGAGCCGGCGCCACGCGGCCGGGCAGCCGCTGATCCACCTCGGGTTCGGCGAGTCCCGGCTGCCCCTGCCGGACTTCCTGGCCGAGCGGCTGCTGGCCGGGGCCCGGCGCACCGCCTACGGACCGGTCGCCGGAGCGGACGACAGCCGGTCCGCCGCGGCGGGCTACTTCACCCGCCGGGGCCTGCCGACCGAGGCGAACCAGGTCGTGCTGGCGCCGGGGAGCAAGCCGCTGCTGCTCGCGCTGATGGCGGCGATCGACGGCGCGGTCGTCCTGCCGCGGCCCTGCTGGGTCACCTACGCCCCGCAGGCGCGGCTGTTCGGCCGCCCGGTGCTCGAGGTGCCCATCCCGGCCGGCTGCGGCGGAGTGCCCGAACCCGACCTGCTGCCCGGCGCGCTGCGGTCGTTCCGCGCGGCCGGCGGGCGTCCGCGGATGCTGCTGCTGACGCTGCCGGACAACCCCACCGGCACCCACGCGCCGCCCGACGTCGTGCGGCGGCTGTGCGAGATCGCCGAGGCCGAAGACCTGCTGATCGTCTCCGACGAGATCTACCGCGACATCCTGCACGACCCGGCCGATCCGTTCGCGAGCCCGGCCGAGTTCGCGCCCGAGCGCACGGTGGTGACGTCCGGGCTGAGCAAGAGTCTCGCGCTCGGCGGCTGGCGGATCGGTTTCGCCCGGTTCCCGGCCACCGACGCCGGCCGGGCGCTGCGCTCCACCGTGCTGGGGCTGGCCAGCGAGATCTGGTCCACCCTGGCGGGCCCGATGCAGGAGGTCGCCTGTCTCGCGCTGGCCGAGCCGCCCGAGGTGACCGCGCACCTGCGGGACAGCACGCGCCTGCACGGCGCCGTGGCGGACGCGGTGCACCGGATCGTCACCCGGGCGGGCGCGGTCTGCCGCCCGCCGACCGGCGGCTTCTACGTGTACCCCGACTTCGGGCCGGTGCGGGACGTGCTGGCCGCGAAGGGGATCACCGGGTCGGCGTCGCTGCAGGAGCACCTGATCGACCGGCTGGGCGTTGCGGTGCTGGGCGGCGAGCACCTCGGCGACGATCCCGGCGCGCTGCGGTTCCGCGCCGCGACGAGCATGCTGTACGGCGCCGACGACGCCGAGCGCTGGGCCGCGCTGCGGTCGCCGTCGCCGCTCACGCTGCCGCACACCGCGGCGACCCTCGCCGCTCTCGACGCGGCGTTCACCGGCTTGACCAGCTGA
- the sbnA gene encoding 2,3-diaminopropionate biosynthesis protein SbnA translates to MPIISAPQEYNEDNLYVDLRPVFGPALYLKCEAFNFAGSVKLKAAREMITSAERRGLLTPGATLVESSSGNLGVALSMIAADRGYGFVCVTDARCNEATRRMMEAFGARVHVVTEPAAEGGFLGARIACVRTLCARNGFVWLNQYGNRDNWMAHYLTTAPAIARQFPDVDVLFVGAGTTGTLMGCARYFRTARRAPRIVAVDVEGSVTFGRAPARRLIPGLGTSVRPGILNESFVDEVVHVTEPDAVRRCRELARRGFLFGGSTGTVIAGALAWLDVNAGSSPATAVAIAPDFGERYLATVYDDAWVRESYWPEYEPAYEDGRLSELNAAH, encoded by the coding sequence GTGCCCATCATCTCGGCTCCGCAGGAATACAACGAAGACAACCTGTACGTGGATCTGCGGCCGGTCTTCGGCCCCGCCCTGTACCTCAAGTGCGAGGCGTTCAACTTCGCCGGCTCGGTCAAGCTGAAGGCCGCGCGGGAGATGATCACGAGCGCGGAGCGGCGTGGCCTGCTCACGCCCGGCGCTACGCTGGTGGAATCCTCCTCGGGCAACCTCGGCGTCGCGTTGAGCATGATCGCCGCCGACCGCGGCTACGGCTTCGTCTGCGTGACCGACGCGCGCTGCAACGAGGCGACCCGGCGGATGATGGAGGCCTTCGGCGCCCGCGTGCACGTCGTCACCGAGCCGGCCGCCGAGGGCGGGTTCCTCGGCGCGCGCATCGCCTGCGTGCGGACGCTGTGCGCGCGGAACGGGTTCGTGTGGCTGAACCAGTACGGGAACCGGGACAACTGGATGGCGCACTACCTGACGACCGCGCCCGCCATCGCCCGGCAGTTCCCCGACGTCGACGTCCTGTTCGTCGGCGCGGGCACCACCGGGACGCTGATGGGGTGCGCCCGGTACTTCCGCACCGCCCGGCGGGCACCGCGGATCGTGGCCGTGGACGTCGAGGGGTCGGTGACCTTCGGCCGGGCGCCCGCGCGCCGGCTGATCCCGGGGCTGGGCACCAGCGTCCGCCCGGGGATCCTCAACGAGTCCTTTGTGGACGAAGTGGTGCACGTGACCGAACCGGACGCCGTGCGCCGGTGCCGCGAGCTGGCCCGGCGGGGCTTCCTGTTCGGCGGGTCCACCGGCACCGTGATCGCGGGCGCGCTGGCCTGGCTGGACGTCAACGCGGGGAGCTCGCCGGCCACCGCCGTCGCCATCGCGCCGGACTTCGGCGAGCGCTACCTCGCCACCGTCTACGACGACGCCTGGGTGCGCGAGTCCTACTGGCCCGAATACGAACCGGCGTACGAAGACGGCCGGCTGTCCGAACTGAACGCCGCGCACTGA
- the sbnB gene encoding 2,3-diaminopropionate biosynthesis protein SbnB, whose protein sequence is MPERNEIPPFAVISGRQVSNVLAGNEKKVVDLVEAAYRLHGAGDTVNPPSYFLRFPDRPDSRIIALPASLGGADGVDGLKWISSFPGNVRHGIPRASAVLILNDPATGYPLACLESSIISAARTAASAALAAAVLSTTRGRPRRVGFVGTGLIARFVHTYLQATGWEFDEIGVHDLHAESAAGFGDYLAGTGTTARITGHEDARSLIRASDLVVFATVAAEPYVTDVDWFAHDPLVLNISLRDIAPEIVLVSTNVVDDVDHCLKANTSPHLAEQLTGDRGFLSGTLFDVLTGRLEPRPGRPLIFSPFGLGVLDLAVAKYVYDETAAAGELPVIDGFFHELDRHRPAAR, encoded by the coding sequence ATGCCGGAGCGGAACGAAATTCCTCCTTTCGCGGTCATTTCCGGCCGGCAGGTGTCGAACGTACTGGCCGGGAACGAGAAGAAGGTCGTCGACCTCGTCGAGGCGGCCTACCGGCTGCACGGCGCCGGCGACACGGTCAACCCGCCGTCCTACTTCCTGCGGTTCCCGGACCGCCCGGACTCCCGGATCATCGCGCTGCCCGCCTCACTCGGCGGTGCAGACGGCGTCGACGGTCTCAAGTGGATTTCCAGCTTCCCCGGCAACGTCCGGCACGGGATCCCGCGGGCGTCGGCGGTGCTGATCCTCAACGACCCGGCCACCGGATATCCCTTGGCCTGCCTGGAAAGCTCGATCATCAGCGCCGCGCGCACGGCCGCCTCGGCCGCGCTGGCCGCGGCGGTGCTGAGCACGACCCGCGGCCGGCCGCGGCGGGTCGGGTTCGTCGGGACCGGCCTGATCGCCCGGTTCGTCCACACCTACCTGCAGGCGACCGGCTGGGAGTTCGACGAGATCGGCGTGCACGACCTGCACGCGGAGTCGGCCGCCGGGTTCGGCGACTACCTCGCGGGCACCGGCACGACCGCGCGGATCACCGGCCACGAAGACGCGCGGAGCCTGATCCGCGCGAGCGACCTGGTCGTGTTCGCCACCGTCGCCGCCGAACCGTACGTGACCGACGTCGACTGGTTCGCCCACGACCCGCTGGTGCTCAACATCTCGCTGCGCGACATCGCCCCGGAGATCGTGCTGGTCTCCACCAACGTCGTCGACGACGTCGACCACTGCCTCAAGGCGAACACGTCACCGCATCTGGCCGAGCAGCTGACCGGCGACCGGGGCTTCCTGTCCGGCACGCTGTTCGACGTGCTGACCGGCCGGCTCGAACCGCGGCCCGGCCGTCCGCTGATCTTCTCGCCGTTCGGCCTCGGGGTCCTCGACCTGGCGGTGGCGAAGTACGTCTACGACGAAACCGCCGCGGCGGGGGAGCTCCCGGTGATCGACGGCTTCTTCCACGAGCTGGACCGGCACCGGCCCGCGGCCCGCTGA